Genomic segment of Candidatus Sysuiplasma acidicola:
GAAACCAATCTCTATGTCGCCTACGGCGTGAGCATGAAATCTGAGAAGGATGCGTACCGTGATGCACTCAGGATGCTCAGCATCACAGCGAGGGACGTGGAGAGCATACGCCTCGACCAGTATTACGGTTCACAGTCCACGCTCGACGACTTCTCCGAAGGCACAAAGGTGTTCATCATTCCCAGAAACAACACAACCATCAGGGGATCGCCTGCATGGAAGGAACTCATACGCAGGCTCATGGAGTCGCCGATGGATTTCTTCGGCGAATATTACAGGAGAGAGAATTCGGAGTCTGAATTCTCAGCAGACAAGAGAACGACCGGATGGCATATACATCAGAGAAGGGAGGACAGAATCAGGACCGCCGCCATGTGCAAGGGCACATGGCACAATCTTTTCAACATGACTGCAAGATAGTGGACTTATGTCCCACTATCCAGCACCGGTTAGAACAGTGCCTGACTTGCAGCCAGAAAAGTCTCTAAAAGCATTCACGAAGCTGTAAAACAGGGGGTGAGCAGTCGTGTGAGAATATGACGGTGACACCAATAACGGGTTACAAGCAACTGGCGATTGTATTGCATCCAACAATATTCTTACCATGACCCTCACTTACCATCATGGATTTACATGGTGGAAAGAAACTGCAGCAATTGCAACAGGGGTTTGGAGAACGCAGGAGAGATGAATTTTAGGACAGGCGGATACGCCAAAGTCGGCGGATGACTTCTCGGCAACTTCAACCAACTCGCGGAGTCGCTTAAGACATTCACCCCATATCACTGTCCGACCTGCGTGAAAGTGGAGTTGTATGAACCCGGCGTGGGAGAACAGGCGCAGAGCTGACTCGCCATCGCTTTATTCACTTGCCTAAGTGTTTGCATAGCACAGTAACCGAGCCGTGCCTGTAGGTGCCTTTTTCGGTGAGCATCATTTCCTCTTCCTTTTCTTTTCATGGCCGACAATAACTAGCTTCGAGTGGCGCATCACACCATGTCCGTCCAACCGGAAAGCTTGAATGTACATTCCTTTCAGCATGGATGTGTTCCTGGAACATTCAATTGCCACGGAGAACTGTCATCAGACACAGGCGTTGAGGATTTGACAGCTTGGCTGCACGCAAGATATGTCGGTGATCCAAGCTTGACAACAAACGAGAACATCATTGCGGACTGATGGAGCGTACAAAGAGGGATCTTAATCGAATATATACACGTATGATTCCAGACAGAATGCTCCCTATGGGATTTGAACCCATGTCGCGGGGTCGAAGGCCCCGCATGATTGGCCTCTACACTAAGGGAGCATCAAATTGGTAGAATACCGGTGGAGTTCAGATACTCCTTGTTCTTAAAATTTTCCAGATGTTCGTAGAGCGCAGAAGTGGAACCACATATTTCATTTCCCTTCTTCACACTACAGACACCTTAAGGTGTTTATTTACCGCGTAAACCTATGCAGCAGGAGTCGCATCAGCATGGAGCGTTTGGCATACATGGCCGACTGTGAAGAGATTTGTACATCTAAGTTTCCGGGAGCCAAAAGGATCCCTGTGGTAGGTGGTTCAGCACCACCTCCAGTCCGCTCCATTTGTGCAGTAACAGAGACTAAAAAGATCTTGCCTCGACGAGGTATTGTCACCCGTTTTCTGGTCAAGTCATCGTTGTTTGATAATGGCAGACCGGGAAGCGTTGCACAGTAGTAACGGATGCTGCAGGGAGGTATTAGGGACCATAGTGGAGGTGTGGCCATATCGCATCGGAAAAACGTCGGTCAGCCTGGGAATCTGAAGGGTCAGGGTGCTTTTGTAATGCATCCGACATCCCGCAACCGATTAAGAAAAGAATTAATAAAGGAGGAATAATCAGTAACTTAGGCAACGGCTATGGAATCAATACTGACTTTCATAATTTCGTATCGACTTGGTTTTAATCATTTGAACCAAATGCGACCTGAAAAGTGACGCTAGGCCAGATTGTTTTCCGAAAGAGCCGTACGCGTCATACATCAAAAGGAGAGACATCAAATGGCAAACAACGACCATATCAACATAGATCCGTCAACGACAAAGTACCTTATACAGGTTAAACTGACGGCAGATGGCATTGTGGAAAAACCCGATGTTGTCGGTGCAATATTTGGACAGACCGAAGGACTGCTTGGTGAAGAACTGGATCTCAGGGACCTGCAGAAGGGCGGGAGAATAGGGAGAATAGAAGTGGAAGTCTCCTCAAGAATGGGGAAATCCGAGGGAATAGTGTTAATACCATCGAGTCTCGACCAGATCGAAACAGCAATCCTCGCATCCTCACTGGAGACAATTGACAGAGTGGGACCGTGCAAGGCAAAAATCGTGGTTGAATCCCTTGAGGACGTCCGCATAACAAAGAGGAACAAGATCATAGAACGCTCAAAGGAGCTGATTAATCACATGAGCAAGCAGTCCAAGACCAACGGACTGGATCTGCTGGAAGCAGTCAGGCAGACGATAAAAACCGAGGAACTGACATACTTTGGAAAGGAGAGACTGCCTGCCGGACCAAATGCAACCGATTCCGATGCGGTAATCATAGTGGAGGGGAGATCCGACGTTATCAATCTCCTCAAATCTGGCATCAAGAACACCATCGCGGTGGAAGGCACAAATATACCGAAATCTGTGCAGGAAATATCGCGCGAGAAGGTTGTCACCGCGTTCGTCGATGGCGACCGCGGCGGCGAACTGATACTGAAAGAACTCATACAGGTGGCAGACATCGATTTCATCGCGAGGGCCCCGAAGGGCCAGGAAGTCGAGGAGCTTACGCAGAAACAGATTATGAAGTGCCTGAGGAATAAGATGCCTGCGGATCAGTACATGGAAATGTACGGGTTGACCACGCCATCTCAGGAGCACAGGGAGAAGGATAATGCTCACAAGAGGAAAGATGAAAATCACCAACCAAGACAGGTTGAAACTGCGGAACGAAAGACGAGGCGCGACGACACGGAGTTTTCGGAAGAGCCTGCAAAAAAGATCGAGATTCAGAAACTCCTGACCGATGTGCAGGAGAATCTCAAGGAAATGCTGAACAACCTGTCCGGAACGTCAAAAGCGGTGCTGGTCGACGTTTCTGGAAACCAGATTGCAGAAGTACCGGTCAGGGAACTGGTCAACAATCTCAGAGATCAGGAAGCGGAAAAGGTCAGCAGCGTTATTTTCGACGGCATAATAACACAGCGAATACTAGATATAGCCGCAGAGAAGAAGATAGGGGTACTGGTTGCTAGCAAGCTCGGGAGCATAACGAAGCAACCAGAGAATGTGGGCATCTGGGTCAAAGAGGAAATCAACTGACGGCGAAAAATAATGTCTTCGAGGCCTGATCTGCAGGGAAAAAAGCCATTGAACATTTCCGGCATAACCACGACTGAGGAAGTGCTGATACCGCAGGATCCGCTCGAACGTGTTATAGGGCAGGATGAGGCGGTAACGCTAGCCAGGGTTGCAGCAGTGCAGAGAAGAAATTTGCTGCTTGTCGGCCCACCTGGCATCGGAAAGAGCATGATTGCAAGAGCGATGTCTCTGCACCTTCCGCCGCCAACACAGGAGCTGAGGGTTGTCCACAACCCTGAAAAACCGGAGAGGCCGACCGTCGAGATCAAGAGCGGAGAAGACGTCGAGACGGAAAAAACAACGAAGGAGTATGCTGGCGGAGAGATAATCGACCCAGTCGAGGCACCTATCACCGTAGCGGAAAGGCTCGGATATAGGTGCAGAAGCTGCGGAACCTATTCATCGCCAAAGGAAGTGTACTGCCCCAAGTGCCAGAAGTCAAAACTGCTCAACGCATTTTCGGGCCAGACAAACCCGTTTGGAGATATTTTCGGAAATCTGTTCGAAATGACCATGGGCCAGGGACTCGGCTCAGACAGGATTACCACTACAAGAAAGAGATTCGACAAGGAGGAAGTGGTCGTCTACGAGCGATATGGCGAAAGCATCAGGGTGCTGGACCAGAAAGCGCTAGAGAAGAAGAGGTCTATGGAGAAGCAGAGCCCACACAAGGTAATAGTTTCTCACAGAAGGAACAATTTCATAATGGTGGCCGGCTCAAGTGAAACAGAACTGCTCGGGGACGTCAGACATGATCCGTACGGCGGCCATGCCCAGCTCGGGACGCAACCGTACGAGAGAGTCATACCTGGTGCCATACACGAGGCTCATGAGGGCGTCCTGTACATTGATGAGTTGCCGCACCTCGGGGAGCTGCAGCGCTACATACTGACTGCGATGCAGGACAAGGTATTCCCGATTGAGGGACACAATGCACAGAGCGCCGGTGCAGCCGTGAGGGTCGACAACGTGCCGTGCGACTTCATTCTGGTTGCATCATGCAACATACAGGACCTGCAGCAGATTATTTCCCCGCTGAGGTCGAGAATTGTAGGGAGTGGCTATGAAGTTCTGCTGGAAACGACGATGAAAGACAATGAGGAAAACAGGGCACAGATAGCGCAGTTTGTCACTCAGGAAATTCATAAAGACGGAAAGATACCGCACGCGACA
This window contains:
- a CDS encoding ATP-binding protein, which translates into the protein MSSRPDLQGKKPLNISGITTTEEVLIPQDPLERVIGQDEAVTLARVAAVQRRNLLLVGPPGIGKSMIARAMSLHLPPPTQELRVVHNPEKPERPTVEIKSGEDVETEKTTKEYAGGEIIDPVEAPITVAERLGYRCRSCGTYSSPKEVYCPKCQKSKLLNAFSGQTNPFGDIFGNLFEMTMGQGLGSDRITTTRKRFDKEEVVVYERYGESIRVLDQKALEKKRSMEKQSPHKVIVSHRRNNFIMVAGSSETELLGDVRHDPYGGHAQLGTQPYERVIPGAIHEAHEGVLYIDELPHLGELQRYILTAMQDKVFPIEGHNAQSAGAAVRVDNVPCDFILVASCNIQDLQQIISPLRSRIVGSGYEVLLETTMKDNEENRAQIAQFVTQEIHKDGKIPHATSEALMELIREASRRAKLIDGKDDALTLRLRELGGIVRGAGDIAAMEGSRYIEEKHLKLALKRAKPVEEQIREKYGYFYKAVSDEMTTAQKHGRNEYWYENEVSQQNNKPGYG
- a CDS encoding DNA primase yields the protein MANNDHINIDPSTTKYLIQVKLTADGIVEKPDVVGAIFGQTEGLLGEELDLRDLQKGGRIGRIEVEVSSRMGKSEGIVLIPSSLDQIETAILASSLETIDRVGPCKAKIVVESLEDVRITKRNKIIERSKELINHMSKQSKTNGLDLLEAVRQTIKTEELTYFGKERLPAGPNATDSDAVIIVEGRSDVINLLKSGIKNTIAVEGTNIPKSVQEISREKVVTAFVDGDRGGELILKELIQVADIDFIARAPKGQEVEELTQKQIMKCLRNKMPADQYMEMYGLTTPSQEHREKDNAHKRKDENHQPRQVETAERKTRRDDTEFSEEPAKKIEIQKLLTDVQENLKEMLNNLSGTSKAVLVDVSGNQIAEVPVRELVNNLRDQEAEKVSSVIFDGIITQRILDIAAEKKIGVLVASKLGSITKQPENVGIWVKEEIN
- a CDS encoding ISNCY family transposase produces the protein ETNLYVAYGVSMKSEKDAYRDALRMLSITARDVESIRLDQYYGSQSTLDDFSEGTKVFIIPRNNTTIRGSPAWKELIRRLMESPMDFFGEYYRRENSESEFSADKRTTGWHIHQRREDRIRTAAMCKGTWHNLFNMTAR